One stretch of Armigeres subalbatus isolate Guangzhou_Male chromosome 2, GZ_Asu_2, whole genome shotgun sequence DNA includes these proteins:
- the LOC134212998 gene encoding uncharacterized protein LOC134212998 isoform X1, with the protein MLSDFCMDLLQSEIMSDEEDEYFCYICAKPETNVTRLIECVQCNKYAHFRCKKLFGNAVTRAKSKPFFCSVDCSQMSSHNIRQTTTNDDIIHELQVLGNAVKGVKHDSEKFRLLFEDTRMQIADIVSTSKQIEKSQVFLTHQFDQLTADFKSFKEEVGSVKAENSKIRKELKMWQDTCGDLVGSVDRLEVDMDNINRSAKAKNAVILGLPAMQDEDTVELVCMLCKLLNCEFVGTSVIQCARRINGKQHMNGVPPIVVQFTSEREKEELFRRKRAYGVVLASKVRDVFNGSTHTITIRDEMTAYGRDLLQQAKNLQETLKIKYVWPGRDGKILLRRQDGGKIEQISSKLQLAGLQPTNSKRVLNLSGISPPNVPQSKRM; encoded by the exons ATGCTGAGCGATTTTTGCATGGATTTGCTACAATCAG AGATCATGTCTGATGAAGAAGATGAATACTTCTGTTACATCTGCGCTAAGCCAGAGACTAATGTAACGCGTCTGATCGAATGTGTTCAGTGTAATAAATATGCCCATTTTCGCTGTAAGAAATTGTTTGGCAATGCCGTAACAAGAGCCAAAAGCAAACCGTTTTTCTGCTCTGTGGATTGCAGCCAGATGTCTTCGCATAACATCAGACAAACAACAACAAACGACGACATCATCCATGAGCTACAAGTGCTTGGAAATGCTGTGAAGGGAGTGAAACACgattcggagaaatttcgtcTGTTGTTTGAGGATACACGAATGCAAATCGCGGACATCGTCTCTACGAGCAAACAAATTGAGAAGTCCCAGGTTTTTCTGACTCATCAATTCGACCAGTTAACAGCTGATTTTAAATCGTTCAAAGAGGAAGTTGGATCCGTGAAAGCTGAAAACTCGAAAATTCGCAAGGAACTGAAAATGTGGCAGGATACATGTGGGGATTTAGTTGGTTCAGTCGATCGCCTGGAGGTTGACATGGATAATATCAACAGATCGGCTAAGGCTAAGAATGCTGTGATACTGGGCTTACCAGCCATGCAAGATGAGGATACAGTTGAACTAGTGTGCATGTTATGTAAATTGTTGAATTGCGAATTCGTTGGAACATCTGTGATTCAATGTGCAAGACGTATCAATGGGAAGCAACATATGAATGGAGTACCTCCTATCGTCGTTCAATTTACCTCCGAGCGGGAGAAAGAGGAGCTTTTCCGTCGGAAACGTGCCTACGGAGTTGTACTCGCTTCAAAGGTTCGCGATGTCTTCAATGGATCTACGCATACGATTACTATTCGGGATGAAATGACGGCTTACGGAAGAGATCTACTGCAGCAGGCCAAAAATTTGCAGGAAACCTTGAAAATAAAGTATGTGTGGCCAGGCCGCGATGGAAAGATACTATTGAGGCGACAGGACGGCGGGAAGATTGAGCAAATCAGCAGTAAACTTCAACTAGCAGGATTGCAGCCCACCAATTCCAAAAGAGTATTAAATTTGTCGGGAATTTCACCTCCCAATGTTCCACAGTCTAAACGAATGTAA
- the LOC134212998 gene encoding uncharacterized protein LOC134212998 isoform X3, which produces MSSHNIRQTTTNDDIIHELQVLGNAVKGVKHDSEKFRLLFEDTRMQIADIVSTSKQIEKSQVFLTHQFDQLTADFKSFKEEVGSVKAENSKIRKELKMWQDTCGDLVGSVDRLEVDMDNINRSAKAKNAVILGLPAMQDEDTVELVCMLCKLLNCEFVGTSVIQCARRINGKQHMNGVPPIVVQFTSEREKEELFRRKRAYGVVLASKVRDVFNGSTHTITIRDEMTAYGRDLLQQAKNLQETLKIKYVWPGRDGKILLRRQDGGKIEQISSKLQLAGLQPTNSKRVLNLSGISPPNVPQSKRM; this is translated from the coding sequence ATGTCTTCGCATAACATCAGACAAACAACAACAAACGACGACATCATCCATGAGCTACAAGTGCTTGGAAATGCTGTGAAGGGAGTGAAACACgattcggagaaatttcgtcTGTTGTTTGAGGATACACGAATGCAAATCGCGGACATCGTCTCTACGAGCAAACAAATTGAGAAGTCCCAGGTTTTTCTGACTCATCAATTCGACCAGTTAACAGCTGATTTTAAATCGTTCAAAGAGGAAGTTGGATCCGTGAAAGCTGAAAACTCGAAAATTCGCAAGGAACTGAAAATGTGGCAGGATACATGTGGGGATTTAGTTGGTTCAGTCGATCGCCTGGAGGTTGACATGGATAATATCAACAGATCGGCTAAGGCTAAGAATGCTGTGATACTGGGCTTACCAGCCATGCAAGATGAGGATACAGTTGAACTAGTGTGCATGTTATGTAAATTGTTGAATTGCGAATTCGTTGGAACATCTGTGATTCAATGTGCAAGACGTATCAATGGGAAGCAACATATGAATGGAGTACCTCCTATCGTCGTTCAATTTACCTCCGAGCGGGAGAAAGAGGAGCTTTTCCGTCGGAAACGTGCCTACGGAGTTGTACTCGCTTCAAAGGTTCGCGATGTCTTCAATGGATCTACGCATACGATTACTATTCGGGATGAAATGACGGCTTACGGAAGAGATCTACTGCAGCAGGCCAAAAATTTGCAGGAAACCTTGAAAATAAAGTATGTGTGGCCAGGCCGCGATGGAAAGATACTATTGAGGCGACAGGACGGCGGGAAGATTGAGCAAATCAGCAGTAAACTTCAACTAGCAGGATTGCAGCCCACCAATTCCAAAAGAGTATTAAATTTGTCGGGAATTTCACCTCCCAATGTTCCACAGTCTAAACGAATGTAA
- the LOC134212998 gene encoding uncharacterized protein LOC134212998 isoform X2, whose protein sequence is MSDEEDEYFCYICAKPETNVTRLIECVQCNKYAHFRCKKLFGNAVTRAKSKPFFCSVDCSQMSSHNIRQTTTNDDIIHELQVLGNAVKGVKHDSEKFRLLFEDTRMQIADIVSTSKQIEKSQVFLTHQFDQLTADFKSFKEEVGSVKAENSKIRKELKMWQDTCGDLVGSVDRLEVDMDNINRSAKAKNAVILGLPAMQDEDTVELVCMLCKLLNCEFVGTSVIQCARRINGKQHMNGVPPIVVQFTSEREKEELFRRKRAYGVVLASKVRDVFNGSTHTITIRDEMTAYGRDLLQQAKNLQETLKIKYVWPGRDGKILLRRQDGGKIEQISSKLQLAGLQPTNSKRVLNLSGISPPNVPQSKRM, encoded by the coding sequence ATGTCTGATGAAGAAGATGAATACTTCTGTTACATCTGCGCTAAGCCAGAGACTAATGTAACGCGTCTGATCGAATGTGTTCAGTGTAATAAATATGCCCATTTTCGCTGTAAGAAATTGTTTGGCAATGCCGTAACAAGAGCCAAAAGCAAACCGTTTTTCTGCTCTGTGGATTGCAGCCAGATGTCTTCGCATAACATCAGACAAACAACAACAAACGACGACATCATCCATGAGCTACAAGTGCTTGGAAATGCTGTGAAGGGAGTGAAACACgattcggagaaatttcgtcTGTTGTTTGAGGATACACGAATGCAAATCGCGGACATCGTCTCTACGAGCAAACAAATTGAGAAGTCCCAGGTTTTTCTGACTCATCAATTCGACCAGTTAACAGCTGATTTTAAATCGTTCAAAGAGGAAGTTGGATCCGTGAAAGCTGAAAACTCGAAAATTCGCAAGGAACTGAAAATGTGGCAGGATACATGTGGGGATTTAGTTGGTTCAGTCGATCGCCTGGAGGTTGACATGGATAATATCAACAGATCGGCTAAGGCTAAGAATGCTGTGATACTGGGCTTACCAGCCATGCAAGATGAGGATACAGTTGAACTAGTGTGCATGTTATGTAAATTGTTGAATTGCGAATTCGTTGGAACATCTGTGATTCAATGTGCAAGACGTATCAATGGGAAGCAACATATGAATGGAGTACCTCCTATCGTCGTTCAATTTACCTCCGAGCGGGAGAAAGAGGAGCTTTTCCGTCGGAAACGTGCCTACGGAGTTGTACTCGCTTCAAAGGTTCGCGATGTCTTCAATGGATCTACGCATACGATTACTATTCGGGATGAAATGACGGCTTACGGAAGAGATCTACTGCAGCAGGCCAAAAATTTGCAGGAAACCTTGAAAATAAAGTATGTGTGGCCAGGCCGCGATGGAAAGATACTATTGAGGCGACAGGACGGCGGGAAGATTGAGCAAATCAGCAGTAAACTTCAACTAGCAGGATTGCAGCCCACCAATTCCAAAAGAGTATTAAATTTGTCGGGAATTTCACCTCCCAATGTTCCACAGTCTAAACGAATGTAA